One part of the Musa acuminata AAA Group cultivar baxijiao chromosome BXJ1-5, Cavendish_Baxijiao_AAA, whole genome shotgun sequence genome encodes these proteins:
- the LOC135672815 gene encoding kinesin-like protein KIN-14P, with the protein MASEGFLSLSVVEDVLKQHGTMMSDIDLASRKEEEAATRRYEAAGWLRRMVGVVGARDLPEEPTEEEFRLGLRNGIVLCNALNKVQPGAVPKVVEAPVDPTLLPDGAALSAYQYFENLRNFLDALEELGLPTFEASDLERGGKGSRVVNCVLALKSYGEHKEGGRNGSCKYGGVLKPSSCGKHFARRNFEPFMNSLARNQSADKIQDSVSVEENLSIDFSLESTEMTSHSLNMLVRTILSNKKPEEVPSLVESMLSKVMQEFECRIASQNDLVTTTAKDQTDGTISLSEENNLPETSSSCCEIEMVKAESTSPSLKDESFSMSLKDGETSNTKLLKQGLLFDGHTSSTKLLKQGLLFDRQKTEIQELKDALVTTRAGIELMKTEYSEELSNLGKHMRILAHAIQGYHKILEENRKLYNQVQDLKGNIRVYCRVRPFLPGQSNLSTVGHIDDGSITILTPPKYGKEGHKSFTFNKVFGPFATQEEVFSDTQPLIRSVLDGYNVCIFAYGQTGAGKTYTMSGPKVLTEQSFGVNYRALNDLFHISKERKDTFCYEISVQMIEIYNEQVRDLLASDGPHKRLDIRNSSQTGFAVPDANSVPVTSTTEVIELMDIGQKNRAVSATSMNDRSSRSHSCLTIHVQGRELASGVVVRGCMHLVDLAGSERVNKSEVKGDRLKEAQHINKSLAALGDVISALAQKSSHIPYRNSKLTQLLQDSLGGQAKTLMFVHISPEVDAVSETLSTLKFAERVAMVELGAAQVNKDNGEVKELRLQVASLKAALAKKEGEHLRSAMSSPDIYGMKSGATSPAHPNHMQTMEDFGNIEVRSCSALMQERADMDLQDLLTASDSSSWPERYPKLLKFGSKETGEDVIQNEDALSAWEGDNPHVPDSFYQGYIPDVRAFGDQHRSRANCIATEDLDDLDFATSESSEQDVLSQSNLPKSSNAVDRIKRPQSGSVKSSDVRSASRSHLPSPSRKISNAPGQTVSRSTRQPISGGIDGKRRPNAKTGSRK; encoded by the exons ATGGCGTCGGAGGGGTTTCTTTCGTTATCGGTGGTGGAGGACGTGCTGAAGCAGCATGGGACGATGATGAGCGACATCGACCTGGCCtctaggaaggaggaggaagcag CAACGAGACGGTACGAGGCAGCCGGATGGCTGAGGAGGATGGTTGGGGTTGTTGGTGCGAGAGATTTGCCAGAAGAGCCTACTGAGGAGGAATTCCGGCTTGGGCTGAGAAACGGGATTGTTCTTTGCAATGCACTCAACAAAGTTCAACCTGGTGCTGTGCCCAAG GTGGTAGAAGCTCCTGTGGATCCAACTCTCCTTCCAGATGGTGCTGCTCTGTCAGCATATCAGTACTTCGAGAATTTGAGGAACTTCCTTGATGCCCTGGAAGAGTTGGGTCTCCCAACATTTGAGGCGTCCGATCTAGAACGA GGTGGTAAAGGCTCTCGGGTCGTGAACTGTGTTTTAGCTCTTAAATCCTATGGTGAGCATAAAGAAGGAGGCAGAAATGGTTCCTGCAAGTATGGTGGGGTTTTGAAACCTTCAAGCTGTGGTAAACATTTTGCAAGGAGAAACTTTGAACCTTTCATGAATTCCCTTGCAAGAAATCAATCAGCTGACAAAATCCAGGACAGTGTATCGGTGGAAGAGAACTTGAGCATTGATTTTTCATTAGAATCCACTGAAATG ACATCACATTCTCTGAATATGCTTGTGCGCACCATTCTGTCAAATAAGAAGCCCGAAGAAGTTCCATCG CTTGTAGAGTCAATGTTAAGCAAAGTAATGCAAGAATTCGAGTGTCGGATTGCAAGCCAAAATGATCTG GTTACAACAACTGCAAAGGATCAAACTGATGGAACAATATCCTTATCTGAAGAAAACAATTTACCAGAGACTTCATCCAGTTGTTGTGAAATAGAG ATGGTGAAGGCAGAGAGCACTTCTCCAAGTTTAAAAGATGAGAGTTTTAGTATGAGCTTGAAGGATGGAGAGACATCAAATACCAAGCTCCTAAAGCAAGGCCTACTTTTTGATGGACACACATCAAGTACCAAGCTCCTAAAGCAAGGCCTACTTTTTGACAGACAAAAAACAGAAATTCAG GAACTGAAAGATGCACTTGTAACCACTAGAGCTGGTATAGAATTGATGAAAACTGAATATTCTGAGGAATTAAGTAATCTCG GGAAGCATATGAGGATCCTAGCTCATGCAATTCAAGGATATCATAAAATACTCGAGGAAAATAGAAAGTTATACAATCAAGTGCAGGATCTTAAAG GGAACATTAGGGTGTATTGCCGTGTCAGGCCTTTCTTGCCTGGGCAGTCTAATCTGAGCACTGTTGGTCATATTGATGATGGAAGTATTACAATTCTTACCCCTCCAAAATATGGGAAAGAAGGGCATAAATCTTTTACCTTCAACAAAGTATTTGGCCCATTTGCTACTCAAG AGGAGGTTTTTTCTGACACACAACCTTTGATCCGTTCTGTTCTTGATGGTTACAACGTTTGCATCTTTGCATATGGACAAACTGGAGCAGGAAAAACGTATACAATG AGTGGACCTAAGGTACTCACGGAACAGAGTTTTGGAGTGAACTATAGGGCATTAAATGACTTATTCCATATCTCAAAGGAGAGAAAAGACACATTTTGTTATGAAATTTCTGTTCAGATGATTGAGATATACAACGAGCAAGTAAGAGATCTCCTTGCTAGTGACGGCCCTCACAAAAG ATTAGATATCCGTAATAGTTCTCAGACAGGATTTGCTGTGCCTGATGCAAACTCGGTTCCTGTCACATCAACAACTGAGGTTATTGAGCTAATGGATATTGGTCAAAAAAATCGTGCTGTTAGTGCAACCTCCATGAATGACCGTAGCAGTCGCTCTCACAG TTGCTTGACAATTCATGTTCAAGGAAGAGAGTTGGCATCTGGGGTTGTTGTTAGAGGATGTATGCATTTAGTTGATCTGGCAGGTAGTGAGAGAGTTAATAAATCTGAAGTTAAAGGAGACAGGCTAAAAGAAGCACAGCATATTAACAAATCACTAGCAGCTTTAGGAGATGTGATATCTGCCCTTGCTCAGAAGAGTTCACATATTCCTTATAGGAATAGCAAACTTACACAACTACTTCAAGATTCTCTAG GAGGGCAAGCTAAAACATTGATGTTTGTCCACATAAGCCCTGAGGTTGATGCAGTAAGTGAGACACTAAGCACACTCAAGTTTGCTGAACGGGTTGCAATGGTCGAGCTTGGTGCAGCTCAGGTAAACAAAGATAATGGGGAAGTCAAGGAGCTCAGGCTGCAG GTAGCTAGCCTTAAAGCAGCATTAGCTAAGAAAGAAGGTGAGCACTTGCGTAGTGCAATGTCTAGCCCTGATATATACGGGATGAAATCTGGTGCAACATCTCCTGCACATCCAAACCATATGCAGACGATGGAGGATTTTGGAAACATAGAG GTGCGGAGCTGTTCAGCACTCATGCAGGAGCGAGCAGATATGGATCTCCAAGACCTTTTGACAGCGTCAGATTCTTCTTCTTGGCCAGAAAGATAtcccaaacttttgaagtttggaAGCAAAGAAACGGGTGAGGATGTCATCCAGAACGAGGATGCCCTGAGTGCCTGGGAAGGAGATAACCCACATGTGCCAGATTCATTTTACCAGGGATATATTCCTGATGTGAGAGCCTTCGGGGATCAGCACAGAAGTCGGGCTAATTGTATAGCAACTGAGGACTTGGATGATTTGGATTTTGCAACAAGTGAATCTTCAGAGCAAGATGTGCTATCGCAGTCCAATCTCCCAAAAAGTAGCAATGCAGTCGATAGGATCAAGCGGCCTCAGTCAGGTTCAGTGAAGAGCTCCGACGTAAG GTCAGCAAGTCGCAGCCACTTGCCATCTCCATCGAGGAAAATATCGAATGCGCCTGGCCAAACAGTGAGCCGCTCCACTAGACAGCCAATCTCAGGTGGCATCGATGGGAAACGAAGGCCCAATGCGAAAACGGGAAGCAGAAAGTAG